The following coding sequences lie in one Longimicrobiaceae bacterium genomic window:
- a CDS encoding carboxypeptidase regulatory-like domain-containing protein codes for MAVPMRYLRFLALLLLLAPGALAAQVGVTTDIISGRVLGPDGKPVPGARVQALSAESGVTRGATTSAEGRYTITFPDGGGRYRVTVNAPGVGVAVSTVARSADEDVLLANFRLTTQTFALQAVEARAQRAPAPGRNESAGGTERGVSGELANRLPLENVDAATIASLVPGVVTTPSADSSESRNSFSVAGQRASQNQITLDGTSFSSRLTGGQAGGGSPIGVPQEGIRGTNVVTNTFDVARGEFSGGLVAMTTRSGTNNVQGSFSYALRDPALQTTAGSAFTGGGYTQNRLSGGVGGPLIKDKLFYYTSFTLQRRSDDLFSLTPGQDAPIEALGVAPDSVSRFLGILGSRYALPATGQTGDFTRVGDALSTLGRVDYTINDRQTLTVRGLYNRSTQDNARIGFLDTRQNGGQAGSTSYGGIATLTSRFGESWINELRASYNSDVREQDPYAVLPEGRVRVASELDDGTVGVNTLVFGGDRSMPTSTAERTVEVSDELSRLLRDTHRVKLGAFFNHAGFTQQTTANRLGSFSFNSLADLEAGRAVSFTRSLSPGDVSGGGISSSLYLGDTWRPTTQLQLTFGLRGEMSRFDNTPAANPLIPQLFPGYATDRVPNELHVSPRAGFSYRLSEQGAPLRLVRGGVGEFRGRAPYSLYAGALQQTGLGGGELQLNCIGPQTPVPDWAAYAGDPATIPTQCVGGGSGTVDPLRRPNVTLFENGFGAPRTWRASFGYQTQLLRTLGATIDANYTLGVNQFDVRDLNLNTTPAFALQDEGSRPVFVPASSIVPTTGEVSLFESRLHPELAHVFALDSDLRSHTAQVTLGLNGSLPRRIFFQTSYTFSRSTDQSSFSGGSGLQGFGAVPVAGNPNVREWATSDLERRHSFNTILGWPVNSALDLTLIGRASSGGPFTPLVGGDINGDGLRNDRAFIFDPASAPDPVLAQGMQNLLAGTSGRVRECLESQLGRVASRNSCRGPWTASLDARAAIHPDLGGQLGRRLTLSVDASNLPAGVDRLLHGSDNLHGWGSNGFGQDPTLLYPRGFDASTGRFLYQVNERFGETRSSRFGPGSSFQVALTGRLTVGRQAPAGGFGGGLAGIAFGGFGGGGGGGGGGGGGRGGGGGGDGGGPGGGGGGGGGFDVGNILTRVIPDPITPLIALKDTLHLTDEQVARLRAIGDSLKVKNDSVAAEIRAALAPPADTTAAGRAGGRRAGGAGGGGNFGEIFQRFGPRITQARTNVQKALDEAKAVLTADQWRKVPAAIRNVLGPFGPGIPGGGGGRPRG; via the coding sequence ATGGCCGTGCCGATGCGTTACCTGCGGTTCCTCGCCCTGCTGCTCCTGCTCGCCCCCGGCGCGCTGGCCGCGCAGGTTGGCGTGACCACCGACATCATCAGCGGGCGCGTGCTGGGGCCCGACGGCAAGCCCGTTCCCGGCGCCCGCGTGCAGGCGCTATCCGCCGAGTCCGGCGTGACCCGCGGCGCCACCACCAGCGCCGAGGGCCGCTACACCATCACCTTCCCGGACGGCGGCGGGCGCTACCGCGTGACGGTGAACGCGCCCGGCGTGGGCGTGGCCGTGAGCACCGTCGCCCGCTCGGCCGACGAGGACGTGCTGCTCGCGAACTTCCGCCTCACCACGCAGACCTTCGCCCTCCAGGCCGTGGAGGCCCGCGCCCAGCGCGCACCGGCGCCGGGCCGCAACGAGTCCGCCGGGGGCACCGAGCGCGGCGTCTCGGGCGAGCTGGCGAACCGGCTGCCGCTGGAGAACGTGGACGCGGCCACCATCGCCAGCCTGGTCCCCGGCGTGGTCACCACCCCGTCGGCCGACTCGTCGGAGAGCCGCAACAGCTTCTCGGTGGCCGGCCAGCGCGCGTCGCAGAACCAGATCACGCTGGACGGCACGTCGTTCTCGTCGCGCCTCACGGGCGGGCAGGCGGGCGGCGGGTCGCCCATCGGCGTGCCCCAGGAAGGCATCCGCGGCACCAACGTGGTCACCAACACCTTCGACGTGGCCCGCGGCGAGTTCTCCGGCGGCCTGGTGGCCATGACCACGCGCAGCGGCACCAACAACGTGCAGGGCTCGTTCAGCTACGCGCTGCGCGACCCGGCGCTCCAGACCACGGCCGGCAGCGCCTTCACCGGCGGCGGCTACACGCAGAACCGGCTGAGCGGGGGCGTGGGCGGGCCGCTCATCAAGGACAAGCTCTTCTACTACACGTCGTTCACCCTCCAGCGCCGCAGCGACGACCTGTTCTCGCTCACGCCGGGGCAAGACGCGCCCATCGAGGCGCTGGGCGTGGCGCCGGACTCCGTCTCCCGCTTCCTGGGCATCCTGGGCTCGCGCTACGCGCTGCCGGCCACCGGCCAGACGGGCGACTTCACCCGCGTGGGCGACGCGCTGAGCACGCTGGGGCGGGTGGACTATACCATCAACGACCGGCAGACGCTCACAGTGCGCGGGCTGTACAACCGGTCCACGCAGGACAACGCCCGCATCGGCTTCCTGGACACGCGCCAGAACGGCGGCCAGGCGGGCTCCACCAGCTACGGCGGCATCGCCACGCTCACCTCGCGGTTCGGGGAGAGCTGGATCAACGAGCTGCGCGCCTCGTACAACTCCGACGTGCGCGAGCAGGACCCGTACGCCGTGCTGCCGGAGGGCCGCGTGCGCGTCGCGTCCGAGCTGGACGACGGCACGGTGGGCGTGAACACGCTGGTCTTCGGCGGCGACCGGTCCATGCCCACCAGCACGGCCGAGCGCACGGTGGAGGTGAGCGACGAGCTGTCGCGCCTGCTGCGCGACACGCACCGGGTGAAGCTGGGCGCCTTCTTCAACCACGCCGGCTTCACCCAGCAGACCACGGCCAACCGCCTCGGCTCCTTCTCCTTCAACTCGCTGGCGGACCTGGAGGCGGGGCGCGCGGTGTCGTTCACGCGGTCACTCTCCCCCGGCGACGTGAGCGGCGGCGGCATCAGCTCCTCCCTGTACCTGGGCGACACGTGGCGGCCCACGACGCAGCTGCAGCTCACGTTCGGCCTGCGCGGCGAGATGTCGCGCTTCGACAACACTCCGGCGGCGAACCCGCTCATCCCGCAGCTCTTCCCCGGCTACGCGACCGACCGCGTGCCCAACGAGCTGCACGTGAGCCCGCGGGCGGGCTTCAGCTACCGCCTGAGCGAGCAGGGCGCGCCGCTCCGCCTCGTCCGCGGCGGCGTGGGCGAGTTCCGCGGGCGTGCGCCGTACTCGCTGTACGCGGGCGCGCTCCAGCAGACGGGCCTGGGCGGCGGCGAGCTGCAGCTCAACTGCATCGGGCCGCAGACGCCGGTGCCCGACTGGGCCGCGTACGCCGGCGACCCGGCCACCATCCCCACCCAGTGCGTGGGCGGCGGATCGGGCACGGTGGATCCGCTACGGCGGCCCAACGTGACGCTGTTCGAGAACGGCTTCGGGGCGCCGCGGACCTGGCGCGCGTCGTTCGGCTACCAGACGCAGCTGCTGCGCACCCTGGGCGCCACCATCGACGCCAACTACACGCTGGGCGTCAACCAGTTCGACGTGCGCGACCTGAACCTGAACACCACGCCCGCCTTCGCCCTCCAGGACGAGGGCAGCCGCCCGGTGTTCGTGCCCGCGTCCAGTATCGTGCCCACCACGGGCGAGGTGTCGCTCTTCGAGTCGCGCCTGCACCCGGAGCTGGCGCACGTGTTCGCGCTGGACTCGGACCTGCGCTCGCACACGGCGCAGGTCACGCTGGGGCTGAACGGCTCGCTGCCGCGCCGCATCTTCTTCCAGACGTCGTATACCTTCTCGCGCAGTACCGACCAGTCGTCATTCTCGGGCGGCAGCGGCCTACAGGGCTTCGGTGCGGTGCCGGTGGCGGGTAACCCCAACGTGCGCGAGTGGGCCACCAGCGACCTGGAGCGGCGGCACTCGTTCAACACCATCCTGGGCTGGCCGGTCAACTCTGCGCTGGACCTCACGCTCATCGGCCGCGCCTCGTCCGGCGGCCCGTTCACGCCGCTGGTGGGCGGCGACATCAACGGTGACGGGCTGCGCAACGACCGCGCGTTCATCTTCGACCCGGCCAGCGCGCCCGACCCTGTGCTCGCGCAGGGGATGCAGAACCTGCTGGCCGGCACGTCCGGCCGCGTGCGCGAGTGCCTGGAGAGCCAGCTCGGCCGCGTGGCGAGCCGCAACAGCTGCCGCGGGCCGTGGACGGCCTCGCTCGACGCGCGCGCCGCCATCCACCCGGACCTGGGCGGGCAGCTCGGCCGCCGGCTCACCCTGTCGGTCGATGCGAGCAACCTGCCCGCGGGCGTCGACCGGCTGCTGCACGGCAGCGACAACCTGCACGGCTGGGGCAGCAACGGCTTCGGGCAGGACCCCACGCTGCTGTACCCGCGCGGGTTCGACGCCTCCACCGGCCGCTTCCTCTACCAGGTCAACGAGCGCTTCGGCGAGACGCGCAGCTCGCGCTTCGGTCCCGGCTCGTCGTTCCAGGTGGCGCTCACCGGGCGGCTCACCGTGGGCCGTCAGGCTCCCGCGGGCGGGTTCGGCGGCGGGCTGGCGGGCATCGCGTTCGGCGGCTTCGGCGGCGGGGGTGGAGGCGGTGGAGGCGGTGGAGGCGGTCGCGGCGGCGGCGGGGGTGGTGATGGCGGCGGCCCCGGCGGTGGCGGGGGTGGCGGGGGCGGGTTCGATGTGGGTAACATCCTCACGCGCGTGATCCCGGACCCCATCACGCCGCTGATCGCGCTCAAGGACACGCTGCACCTGACCGACGAGCAGGTCGCGCGCCTGCGGGCTATCGGCGACTCGCTGAAGGTGAAGAACGACTCCGTGGCGGCCGAGATCCGCGCCGCGCTCGCCCCGCCGGCCGACACCACCGCCGCAGGCCGCGCGGGCGGACGCCGGGCGGGCGGTGCCGGCGGCGGCGGGAACTTCGGCGAGATCTTCCAGCGCTTCGGCCCGCGCATCACGCAGGCGCGCACCAACGTGCAGAAGGCGCTCGACGAGGCCAAGGCGGTGCTCACGGCGGACCAGTGGCGGAAGGTGCCCGCCGCCATCCGCAACGTCCTCGGCCCCTTCGGCCCCGGCATCCCCGGCGGCGGCGGCGGACGGCCCCGCGGGTGA
- a CDS encoding peptidoglycan-binding domain-containing protein produces MTVYQRGSRGPDVTRIEVRLQELGFYPGPIDDAFGGGVERGVQQFQAKAGLSTTGIVDPVTWASLFQPAAPKAPSLAEKPLAYRCLALTAAFETEAGVPDCFCGLAGSFDGQGISLGVLQWNLGQGTLQPLLKRMDTEHTADMKAAFGDGYAAVHAMLAQDKAAQLAWAAGIQDDKHHVVEPWRSRFKALGRVDSFQQMQVDGANDRFQQGLKMCAAYGVWSERAAALMFDIVVQNGSIKDATKAQIQADFAALPATLSREDAEVARLRIVANRRAEAANPKFVEDVRSRKLAIADGKGKVHGMSIDLATYGIRLVPFG; encoded by the coding sequence ATGACCGTCTACCAGCGTGGGTCCAGGGGTCCCGACGTGACCCGCATCGAGGTGCGCTTGCAGGAGCTGGGCTTCTACCCCGGCCCCATCGACGACGCGTTCGGCGGCGGGGTGGAGCGCGGGGTGCAGCAGTTCCAGGCGAAGGCCGGACTCTCCACCACCGGAATCGTGGACCCGGTCACCTGGGCGTCGCTCTTCCAGCCCGCCGCGCCGAAAGCCCCGTCGCTGGCGGAGAAGCCGCTCGCGTACCGCTGCCTGGCGCTCACCGCCGCGTTCGAGACGGAGGCGGGCGTGCCGGACTGCTTCTGCGGGCTGGCGGGCAGCTTCGACGGGCAGGGCATCAGCCTGGGCGTGCTGCAGTGGAACCTGGGCCAGGGCACCCTCCAGCCGCTGCTCAAGCGCATGGACACGGAGCACACGGCCGACATGAAGGCGGCGTTCGGCGACGGCTACGCGGCGGTGCACGCGATGCTCGCACAGGACAAGGCGGCGCAGCTCGCCTGGGCCGCGGGCATCCAGGACGACAAGCACCACGTGGTGGAGCCGTGGCGCAGCCGCTTCAAGGCGCTGGGCCGCGTGGACTCGTTCCAGCAGATGCAGGTGGACGGCGCGAACGACCGCTTTCAGCAGGGCCTGAAGATGTGCGCCGCGTACGGCGTGTGGTCCGAGCGCGCCGCCGCGCTGATGTTCGACATCGTGGTGCAGAACGGCAGCATCAAGGACGCGACGAAGGCGCAGATCCAGGCCGACTTCGCCGCGCTGCCAGCCACGCTCAGCCGCGAGGACGCCGAGGTCGCCCGCCTGCGCATCGTCGCCAACCGCCGCGCCGAGGCCGCCAACCCGAAGTTCGTGGAGGACGTGCGCTCCCGGAAGCTCGCCATCGCCGACGGGAAGGGTAAGGTGCACGGGATGAGCATCGACCTGGCGACGTACGGCATCCGGCTGGTGCCGTTCGGGTGA
- a CDS encoding ATP-binding protein produces MSPAAAKILTVDDRPENLLALEAILEPLGHELVRAASGEEALRQVLVHDFAVILLDVQMPGLNGFETAKLIKSREKSRHTPIIFLTAINKEDAFVFEGYSVGAVDYMFKPFHPDVLRSKVGVFVDLYLKTEQLKEQEKLLREGERRELEMRHMARLLESEARMAEIVGSAMEAIITFDEGQKVTIFNAAAERMFGYPAEEAVGSPVDRFFNPSLGGDHLAAICQGAGGRGADEPAPAAPPSLEMQGVRRDGQSFPIEASVSCLDLKTEKVFTVIARDVSERHAAEEALRQQAVSLANTTAELKLANEQLQVRQLELETAMSARSRFYASMSHELRTPINAILGYSSLLLDNIYGPLNPEQTNGIERANKAAKHLLELVNDILDLSKIEAGKIELEVQTVAFPALVQELFVTVRPLADEHGSELTLIPEGDPVTVVTDPRRVRQILLNLLSNAIKFGAGKPIEVTCRPREEGGVEVSVQDHGEGIAAEDHEKIFDEFVQLSQPNQHQGTGLGLPISRRLARLLDGSLEVTSTPGVGSNFRLTLPTALKDEGLVELHPEPMIAAAAK; encoded by the coding sequence GTGAGCCCCGCTGCGGCCAAGATCCTCACGGTAGACGACCGCCCCGAGAACCTGCTGGCGCTGGAGGCCATCCTGGAGCCGCTGGGCCACGAGCTGGTGCGCGCGGCCAGCGGCGAGGAGGCGCTGCGCCAGGTGCTGGTCCACGACTTCGCGGTCATCCTCCTCGACGTGCAGATGCCGGGGCTCAACGGCTTCGAGACGGCCAAGCTGATCAAGAGCCGCGAGAAGAGCCGCCACACGCCCATCATCTTCCTCACCGCCATCAACAAGGAGGACGCCTTCGTCTTCGAGGGCTACTCGGTGGGCGCGGTGGACTACATGTTCAAGCCCTTCCACCCGGACGTGCTGCGCAGCAAGGTGGGCGTCTTCGTGGACCTGTACCTGAAGACGGAGCAGCTGAAGGAGCAGGAGAAGCTGCTGCGCGAGGGCGAGCGCCGCGAGCTGGAGATGCGCCACATGGCGCGCCTGCTGGAGAGCGAGGCGCGCATGGCCGAGATCGTGGGCTCGGCCATGGAGGCCATCATCACCTTCGACGAGGGCCAGAAGGTCACCATCTTCAACGCCGCGGCCGAGCGCATGTTCGGCTACCCGGCCGAGGAGGCGGTGGGCTCGCCGGTGGACCGCTTCTTCAACCCCTCGCTGGGCGGCGACCACCTGGCCGCCATCTGCCAGGGCGCCGGCGGCCGCGGAGCCGACGAGCCCGCGCCGGCGGCACCGCCCAGCCTGGAGATGCAGGGCGTGCGGCGCGACGGCCAGTCGTTCCCCATCGAGGCGTCGGTCTCGTGCCTGGACCTGAAGACGGAGAAGGTGTTCACCGTCATTGCGCGCGACGTCTCCGAGCGCCACGCGGCCGAGGAGGCGCTGCGGCAGCAGGCGGTGAGCCTGGCGAACACCACGGCCGAGCTGAAGCTGGCGAACGAGCAATTGCAGGTGCGGCAGCTGGAGCTGGAGACGGCCATGAGCGCCCGCAGCCGCTTCTACGCCAGCATGAGCCACGAGCTGCGCACCCCCATCAACGCCATCCTGGGCTACAGCTCGCTGCTCCTGGACAACATCTACGGCCCGCTGAACCCCGAGCAGACCAACGGCATCGAGCGGGCGAACAAGGCCGCGAAGCACCTGCTGGAACTGGTGAACGACATCCTGGACCTGTCCAAGATCGAGGCGGGCAAGATCGAGCTGGAGGTGCAGACGGTCGCCTTCCCGGCGCTGGTGCAGGAGCTCTTCGTCACCGTACGGCCCCTGGCGGACGAGCACGGGTCGGAGCTGACGCTGATCCCCGAGGGCGACCCCGTGACGGTGGTCACCGACCCGCGGCGCGTGCGGCAGATCCTGCTGAACCTGCTCTCCAACGCCATCAAGTTCGGCGCGGGCAAGCCCATCGAGGTGACGTGCCGGCCGCGCGAGGAGGGCGGGGTGGAGGTATCGGTGCAGGACCACGGCGAGGGCATCGCCGCGGAAGACCACGAGAAGATCTTCGACGAGTTCGTGCAGCTCTCGCAACCCAACCAGCACCAGGGCACCGGGCTGGGTCTGCCCATCTCGCGCCGCCTGGCGCGCCTGCTGGACGGCTCGCTCGAGGTCACGTCCACCCCCGGCGTGGGCAGCAACTTCCGCCTTACCCTGCCCACCGCCCTCAAGGACGAGGGCCTGGTGGAGCTCCACCCCGAGCCCATGATCGCCGCCGCGGCGAAGTAG
- a CDS encoding chemotaxis protein CheB, with the protein MDGVAPGYRMVVVGASAGGLTALRALVGGLPGNFDIPVAVVQHRSKDSQLLCELLQECTALPVCEAADKEEILPGRVYIAPPDYHMLVDGGSFALTVDEPVRFSRPSIDVTFEAVADEYGPDAIGVVLTGANGDGSRGLRRIVDRGGRGVVQDPATADVRVMPQAALRLVPEACVLPLGRIAPYLAAIRGRRLPPCTDGAA; encoded by the coding sequence GTGGACGGGGTCGCGCCCGGGTACCGGATGGTGGTGGTGGGCGCCTCGGCGGGCGGGCTCACGGCGCTGCGGGCGCTGGTGGGCGGGCTGCCGGGCAACTTCGACATCCCGGTGGCCGTGGTGCAGCACCGCAGCAAGGACTCGCAGCTGCTGTGCGAGCTGCTGCAGGAGTGCACGGCGCTGCCGGTGTGCGAGGCCGCCGACAAGGAAGAGATCTTGCCCGGCCGAGTGTACATCGCCCCTCCCGACTACCACATGCTGGTGGACGGCGGATCCTTCGCCCTGACCGTGGACGAGCCGGTGCGCTTCAGCCGCCCTTCGATCGACGTGACCTTCGAGGCCGTGGCCGACGAGTACGGCCCCGACGCCATCGGCGTGGTGCTCACCGGCGCCAACGGCGACGGCTCGCGGGGCCTGCGCCGCATCGTGGACCGCGGCGGCCGCGGCGTGGTGCAGGACCCCGCCACCGCCGACGTCCGCGTGATGCCGCAGGCCGCCCTGCGCCTGGTGCCCGAGGCGTGCGTGCTGCCGCTGGGCCGCATAGCCCCGTACCTGGCGGCCATCCGCGGGCGCCGGCTTCCCCCCTGCACGGACGGTGCGGCGTGA
- a CDS encoding protein-glutamate O-methyltransferase CheR, whose protein sequence is MPADNAVTLPDTPDSYAKDLEKLEIELLLEGVFRHYGFDFRSYAYTSLKRRLWKRIQAEGLRTVSALQERVLHDSGMMEKLLLDLSINVTAMYRDPSFYLAFRETVVPLLRTYPFIRLWHAGCSTGEEVYSMAILLEEEGLYDRARIYATDINEVVLHRAKAGIFPLEKMQEYTQNYMRAGGKRSFSEYYTAMYDGALFNSSLTRNVVFSQHNLVTDGSFSEFNVILCRNVMIYFDRDLQNRVHELFYNSLAMFGVLALGNKESLRFSRFEPCYDALDPREKIYRRVR, encoded by the coding sequence ATGCCGGCGGACAACGCGGTCACACTGCCCGACACGCCCGACAGCTACGCGAAGGACCTGGAGAAGCTGGAGATCGAGCTGCTCCTGGAGGGGGTGTTCCGGCACTACGGCTTCGACTTCCGCTCGTACGCCTACACCTCGCTGAAGCGCCGGCTCTGGAAGCGCATCCAGGCCGAGGGGCTGCGCACGGTGAGCGCGCTGCAGGAGCGCGTGCTGCACGACTCGGGGATGATGGAGAAGCTGCTGCTGGATCTCTCCATCAACGTCACGGCCATGTACCGCGACCCCAGCTTCTACCTGGCGTTCCGGGAGACGGTGGTGCCCCTGCTGCGCACGTACCCCTTCATCCGCCTGTGGCACGCGGGGTGCTCCACGGGCGAGGAGGTGTACTCCATGGCGATCCTGCTGGAGGAGGAGGGGCTGTACGACCGCGCCCGCATCTATGCCACCGACATCAACGAGGTGGTGCTGCACCGGGCCAAGGCCGGCATCTTCCCGCTGGAGAAGATGCAGGAGTACACGCAGAACTACATGCGCGCGGGGGGCAAGCGGTCGTTCTCGGAGTACTACACGGCGATGTACGACGGGGCGCTGTTCAACTCGTCGCTCACGCGCAACGTGGTCTTCTCGCAGCACAACCTGGTGACCGACGGCTCCTTCTCGGAGTTCAACGTGATCCTGTGCCGGAACGTGATGATCTACTTCGACCGCGACCTCCAGAACCGGGTGCACGAGCTCTTCTACAACAGCCTGGCGATGTTCGGGGTGCTGGCGCTGGGCAACAAGGAGTCGCTGCGGTTCTCGCGGTTCGAGCCGTGCTACGACGCGCTGGACCCGCGCGAGAAGATCTACCGGAGGGTCAGGTAG